Proteins encoded in a region of the Prunus persica cultivar Lovell chromosome G4, Prunus_persica_NCBIv2, whole genome shotgun sequence genome:
- the LOC18778287 gene encoding uncharacterized protein LOC18778287 isoform X1 — protein MEDHHSMNSMMRKSVSSENTRATSHESPEESSWTMYLEDFLTSNNDDGDDDERSSSSHGYENSSTISDAASAVTRKLSAINGEVLGFDNRSSFEFERRKTKEDLLDDALEDTASSPVNSPKVFNLNQSDVRLTQQNNNTDISYTEKGSTSGLVVDERNELGFIGRESDCTDLKKRGLCLVPFSVVANYFG, from the exons ATGGAAGATCATCACTCTATGAACTCTATGATGAGAAAATCTGTGTCTTCTGAAAATACAAGAGCCACTTCTCATGAGTCCCCTGAGGAGAGTAGTTGGACTATGTACTTGGAAGATTTCTTGACAAGCAATAATGATGATGGGGATGATGATGAACGCAGTTCCTCCTCACATGGTTATGAAAACTCTTCCACAATCTCCGATGCTGCTTCTGCGGTTACCAGAAAGTTGAGTGCTATTAATGGAGAAGTTTTAGGGTTCGATAATAGATCGAGTTTCGAATTCGAAAGGAGAAAAACGAAAGAAGATTTGCTTGATGATGCTTTGGAGGATACGGCTAGCTCTCCGGTAAATAGTCCCAAG GTTTTTAATCTAAACCAGTCAGATGTGAGACTAACACAGCAAAACAATAACACAGACATATCTTATACG GAGAAAGGAAGTACTTCTGGGCTGGTAGTAGATGAGAGAAATGAATTGGGCTTTATTGGGAGGGAAAGTGACTGCACAGACCTGAAGAAAAGAGGACTTTGCTTAGTTCCTTTCTCTGTGGTAGCAAACTATTTTGGATGA
- the LOC18778287 gene encoding uncharacterized protein LOC18778287 isoform X2, protein MEDHHSMNSMMRKSVSSENTRATSHESPEESSWTMYLEDFLTSNNDDGDDDERSSSSHGYENSSTISDAASAVTRKLSAINGEVLGFDNRSSFEFERRKTKEDLLDDALEDTASSPVNSPKEKGSTSGLVVDERNELGFIGRESDCTDLKKRGLCLVPFSVVANYFG, encoded by the exons ATGGAAGATCATCACTCTATGAACTCTATGATGAGAAAATCTGTGTCTTCTGAAAATACAAGAGCCACTTCTCATGAGTCCCCTGAGGAGAGTAGTTGGACTATGTACTTGGAAGATTTCTTGACAAGCAATAATGATGATGGGGATGATGATGAACGCAGTTCCTCCTCACATGGTTATGAAAACTCTTCCACAATCTCCGATGCTGCTTCTGCGGTTACCAGAAAGTTGAGTGCTATTAATGGAGAAGTTTTAGGGTTCGATAATAGATCGAGTTTCGAATTCGAAAGGAGAAAAACGAAAGAAGATTTGCTTGATGATGCTTTGGAGGATACGGCTAGCTCTCCGGTAAATAGTCCCAAG GAGAAAGGAAGTACTTCTGGGCTGGTAGTAGATGAGAGAAATGAATTGGGCTTTATTGGGAGGGAAAGTGACTGCACAGACCTGAAGAAAAGAGGACTTTGCTTAGTTCCTTTCTCTGTGGTAGCAAACTATTTTGGATGA